The genomic region CCCGTCGCCGGGCGTGCGACGGCGACCCTCAACTACGAGTTGGCCACCGACACCTACGCGCCGGGCCGCGAGTACAGCTACATCCGGTTCATGACCCCGGCCGACCTGGAGGATCTCCTCGGTATCCGCGAAGACGTCGGTGCCGAGAAGGCCCGTCGCGGCACCGGCAAGACGCTGTCGCTGAAGACGGTCTCCGCCCGTGCGGCCCGTGCCGCGCAGACCGACACCGACCCCAGCAACAACTTCAGTGGGCTGACGGTCAACGTCACCGGCAAGAACGGGGCCGACCTGGAGGCCATCGGTGCCACGCTCACCGGCAAGAAGGGTGCGGTTCTGAGCACCCCGCTCGGGTTCCGCAACAACGGGCCGGCAACGCTGGACTACATCCGCAGCGACTCCGCCGTGACGTACGTCGACGTGACGGTCCCGACCGGCACCACCGCCGTCGAGGTGCCGATGGAGTGTGCGCCGCGTACCGGCGACAACGCCGCGTGGGACAAGGCTGGCACCCCTGGTGCCGCGTCGTACCGGTGCTACCCGGGCCCGTTCGCGCCAGCCGGCGAGGAGTTGACCGGCGAGTTCAAGTTCCGGATCGACAAGGTCATCGCCAACGCCACGGGCACTGTGAAGGTCAATGTGCCGTGCGAGTGCGAGGGCGGCTTCTACGAGGACCTGAAGCCGGCCAACGACAGCGCCAAGATCCTGGTGAACGCGGCCAGCGGTCAGGGCGGCGGCGAGGGTGACGGGGGCGCGCTGCCGATCACCGGTCAGTCCACCGGCCTGATCGCGGGCGTCGGCGCCCTGCTGCTCGGCGTGGGCGTCGGTGGCTACCTGGTGGCGAAGCGCCGCCGGACCCGCTTCGTGGCCTGATCCATCCCGAACCACCCGGTGCCCCGCCGACCGCTTCCGGTCGGCGGGGCACCGGTCGTTTCGGCACCGTCGGGGAAAGATTCCGCAGGCGGGTGCCGGGGCCCGGTCCGGCGCACCCAGAAACGCGGACTTCGGTACCCTTTGTGGCCGTGGACACAGCCGAAAAGACCCGCGCTCTCACGGAGAGCGTCGCCCTGAACCCGCTCGACCCGAAGGATCTGCTGCAGACCTTCGGGCTGGTCGGTGTCTGGGTGATCCTCTTCGCCGAGACCGGGTTGCTTGTGGGCTTCTTCTTCCCCGGCGACTCGCTGCTCTTCCTCGCCGGGGTGGCCGCCTCGCCGGTGGCGGACGCCATCTTTGGCGGCGGCACGCGGCTCGCCCTGGCCGGTCTGCTGATCGGCGGGCCGATCTGCGCGATCGTCGGCGCGCAGCTGGGTCACTGGCTGGGCGCGCGGTACGGCCGCCGGATGTTCGAGCGGCCCAACTCCCGGCTGTTCAAGAGGGAGTACGTCGAGAAGGCCGAGCACTACTTCAAGAAGTTCGGCCCGTCGAAGGCCGTGGTGCTGGCCCGCTTCATCCCGATCGTGCGGACCTTCCTCAACCCGGTCGCCGGTGCGCTCGGCATGCCGGCTCGGCAGTTCCTGCTGTGGAACGTGGTCGGCGCGGTGCTCTGGGTGGACGGCATCCTGTTGATCGGCTACCTGCTGGCCGACCGGATCTACAAAGCCATCGGCGACAAGATCGACCACTACATCCTGCCGGTGGTCGCTCTGATCATCGTGATCTCGGTGCTGCCGATCTTCTTCGAGTTCCTCCGGGACCGGCGGGCCCGCAGGCGCGGCGAAGCGGTAGCTGTGGTCGCGGCGGCAAGCGCTGCCGGTGCCGTGGAAGCGGTGCGCGAGACGTTCGACCACCGCGAGCACCCGCACACCGGCCGGGAGCACGGCCAGGAGCGCTGAGTCGGAGGTACGGCGACGGCCGGCCCCCTGGTGAGGGGGTCGGCCGTCGACCTGTCATGCCCCGCCTCCGGCGGTGCGCGACCGGGGACGAGCAGAAATCACACCGGTGGCGCCACCCCTGGCTCGCCGCCGGACATCGTCCCGGCGAGGGACGATGCGCAGTGCCTAATTCAGCGGGCCTTCTTGGTGGCCCGCTTACGCGGCGGGGTCAGCAGGTCGGCGATCGTCGCGATCGCACTCGGGACCAGCCGGTAGTACGCCCAGACACCGCGCTTCTCCCGCTCCAGCAAGCCGGCCTCGGTGAGGATACGCAGGTGGTGACTGACCGTCGGCTGAGAGAGGCCGAGCGGCGCCGTCAGGTCACAGACGCACGCCTCGCCCTCGGGGGCCGACTGGATCAGGCTGAGCAGCCGCAACCGGGCGGGATCGGCAAGGGCCTTGAGGACCCCTGCGAGACGCTCGGCATCGGCACGTTCGATCGGCTCACCGGCAAGCGGCGAGATCTGAGGCATAGTCATTTCGGCCAACGCAGTTCCCACGTATTCCATCCTTCCACCAGCAGCATCGATCCGCCTGCATATCAGCAGATCCGAATCGGCAAACTTTTACGCCACAAGGCCGAGGTCAGCCAACGTATAGGCCGCCTTGTACGGCAATCCGGCGGCTCGCACCGCGTCGCCGGCGCCTCGATCAACAATAACCGCCACGCCCACGACCTCGGCTCCGGCCTCGCGAAGCGCCTCGACAGCGGTCAACACACTTCCGCCCGTTGTGGACGTGTCCTCCACTGCCAACACCCGACGGCCGGCCACCTCCGGTCCCTCGATCCGCCGCTGTAGACCGTGGGCCTTGCCCGCCTTGCGCACCACGAAGGCGTCCAGGGCACGGCCGGTCGGAGCGGCGGCGTGCAGCATCGAGAGCGCGACAGGGTCCGCGCCCAGGGTGAGCCC from Micromonospora profundi harbors:
- a CDS encoding LPXTG cell wall anchor domain-containing protein yields the protein MPTHSTRRWLAGLGVVGAFVAASASPAVAAPAAEFELYFEDVTVAADSSGVVRSPALYSSESTVLNKVSVRYDYRSLTGKITLAGGLGNDCAADGEGVLLCNESFPVSVDELYGGFFGEVVIAPTDKAATGDAGELKISLKAAGKEIASYASRIRVGEGVDLQGGPDTTATAAPGGKFQAPLTVINAGTTEVDGVVALFDSDYGIRTKERFDNCLYVDDFLFACSFDEKIPVAGRATATLNYELATDTYAPGREYSYIRFMTPADLEDLLGIREDVGAEKARRGTGKTLSLKTVSARAARAAQTDTDPSNNFSGLTVNVTGKNGADLEAIGATLTGKKGAVLSTPLGFRNNGPATLDYIRSDSAVTYVDVTVPTGTTAVEVPMECAPRTGDNAAWDKAGTPGAASYRCYPGPFAPAGEELTGEFKFRIDKVIANATGTVKVNVPCECEGGFYEDLKPANDSAKILVNAASGQGGGEGDGGALPITGQSTGLIAGVGALLLGVGVGGYLVAKRRRTRFVA
- a CDS encoding DedA family protein, with product MAVDTAEKTRALTESVALNPLDPKDLLQTFGLVGVWVILFAETGLLVGFFFPGDSLLFLAGVAASPVADAIFGGGTRLALAGLLIGGPICAIVGAQLGHWLGARYGRRMFERPNSRLFKREYVEKAEHYFKKFGPSKAVVLARFIPIVRTFLNPVAGALGMPARQFLLWNVVGAVLWVDGILLIGYLLADRIYKAIGDKIDHYILPVVALIIVISVLPIFFEFLRDRRARRRGEAVAVVAAASAAGAVEAVRETFDHREHPHTGREHGQER
- a CDS encoding ArsR/SmtB family transcription factor codes for the protein MEYVGTALAEMTMPQISPLAGEPIERADAERLAGVLKALADPARLRLLSLIQSAPEGEACVCDLTAPLGLSQPTVSHHLRILTEAGLLEREKRGVWAYYRLVPSAIATIADLLTPPRKRATKKAR
- the pyrE gene encoding orotate phosphoribosyltransferase, translated to MGDHDDLRKFISDLAVVHGRVVLSSGREADWYVDLRRVTLHHQAAPLVGRVMLDLTADWEYEAVGGLTLGADPVALSMLHAAAPTGRALDAFVVRKAGKAHGLQRRIEGPEVAGRRVLAVEDTSTTGGSVLTAVEALREAGAEVVGVAVIVDRGAGDAVRAAGLPYKAAYTLADLGLVA